A genomic segment from Streptosporangium roseum DSM 43021 encodes:
- a CDS encoding BadF/BadG/BcrA/BcrD ATPase family protein yields MPEATGASALPAAPDAAVGTICLGLTTLLGGPAADRELAERLFTGIGARRVLLTSDVVTAHAGAFAGRSGVVLAAGTGAIALGVAPDGRTRQVDGWGYLYGDAGSGFWIGRRGLDAAYRGFDGRATPGPLTERARHVFGDLGTAPQRLYLSPDAVAQVAGFAVHVFDLAAEDATARAIVEEAGRELAASVVAAARCFPGDEPVPVSWTGRLLRAPALRAAFEAELTARLPRALPAAPAGDGLAGAALLAATPRPGHYRTLVRTVER; encoded by the coding sequence CTGCCGGAGGCCACAGGCGCCTCGGCCCTGCCTGCGGCGCCGGACGCCGCGGTCGGCACGATCTGCCTCGGGCTCACCACGCTGCTGGGCGGGCCCGCCGCCGACCGGGAGCTGGCCGAGCGCCTGTTCACCGGGATCGGTGCGCGGCGCGTCCTGCTCACCAGCGACGTCGTCACCGCGCACGCCGGCGCCTTCGCCGGGCGCTCCGGCGTCGTCCTCGCCGCGGGCACCGGCGCGATCGCCCTGGGGGTGGCGCCGGACGGCCGTACCCGGCAGGTGGACGGCTGGGGATACCTCTACGGCGACGCGGGCAGCGGCTTCTGGATCGGCCGGCGCGGCCTCGACGCCGCCTACCGGGGATTCGACGGCCGCGCGACCCCGGGCCCGCTCACCGAGCGCGCCCGGCACGTGTTCGGCGATCTGGGAACCGCTCCCCAGCGGCTCTACCTGTCCCCCGATGCCGTCGCCCAGGTCGCGGGCTTCGCCGTCCACGTGTTCGACCTGGCCGCCGAGGACGCCACCGCGCGGGCGATCGTCGAAGAGGCCGGCCGCGAGCTCGCGGCAAGCGTCGTCGCCGCCGCCCGCTGCTTTCCCGGCGACGAGCCGGTGCCCGTCTCCTGGACCGGCCGCCTGCTCCGCGCGCCGGCCCTGCGCGCGGCCTTCGAAGCCGAGCTGACGGCCCGCCTGCCCCGGGCCCTGCCGGCGGCCCCGGCCGGCGACGGCCTCGCGGGCGCCGCCCTCCTCGCCGCCACCCCGCGGCCCGGCCACTACCGGACGCTCGTCCGGACGGTGGAGCGATGA
- a CDS encoding helix-turn-helix domain-containing protein, whose translation MNAPFTVAALVDIDDFVASRRSRGQPWARHQLDRAGRAVQAVTYGRPAASCRSMPPDEWLVLLTGDDPRTLMTDAGGLAEELRTRIVRETEFTATVSLGTPHNGPDGVTAAERGARWTNSYKLLLGGDQVITSPAPDRPGSPPPVRIEPELARRIQVGDAGGAAGLLSNWVDRCLQERDLDPKTLHSWLMGELLFVVDVVNGPRLTGGSTDWLDACARLPVERLITVTEIHERSYLHIWLEETVRRLVPGDGAKDILTMAESYLTAHYADPRLRLATVAEAISASPFYISHLFAEERGTTFLRHLTGLRLRHARTLLSTSALPVDVVATESGYLSAKALRSVFRRHVGCSPTEYRRQTYRARP comes from the coding sequence ATGAACGCGCCCTTCACGGTCGCCGCGCTGGTCGACATCGACGACTTCGTCGCCTCGCGGCGGTCGCGCGGGCAGCCGTGGGCCCGCCACCAGCTCGACCGGGCCGGGCGGGCGGTTCAGGCGGTGACGTACGGCCGGCCGGCGGCGAGCTGCCGTTCGATGCCTCCCGACGAGTGGCTCGTGCTCCTGACCGGCGACGATCCCCGCACGCTCATGACCGACGCGGGCGGGCTGGCGGAGGAGCTGCGCACCCGCATCGTGCGTGAGACCGAGTTCACCGCCACCGTCAGCCTGGGCACCCCGCACAACGGGCCGGACGGGGTCACGGCGGCCGAGCGGGGCGCCCGGTGGACGAACTCCTACAAGCTCCTGCTCGGCGGGGACCAGGTGATCACCTCGCCCGCGCCGGACCGGCCGGGCTCACCGCCTCCGGTGCGGATCGAGCCCGAGCTGGCCCGCCGGATCCAGGTCGGCGACGCCGGCGGCGCGGCCGGGCTGCTCTCCAACTGGGTGGACCGGTGCCTGCAGGAACGCGACCTGGACCCGAAGACCCTGCACAGCTGGCTCATGGGCGAGCTGCTGTTCGTCGTCGACGTGGTCAACGGCCCCCGGCTCACCGGCGGCTCCACGGACTGGCTGGACGCCTGCGCCCGGCTGCCGGTCGAGAGGCTGATCACCGTGACCGAGATCCACGAGCGCTCCTACCTGCACATCTGGCTGGAGGAGACCGTCAGGCGGCTGGTGCCGGGCGACGGCGCCAAGGACATCCTCACGATGGCCGAGAGCTACCTGACCGCGCACTACGCCGATCCCCGGCTCAGGCTCGCCACGGTCGCCGAGGCGATCTCCGCCAGCCCCTTCTACATCTCGCACCTGTTCGCGGAGGAGCGCGGGACCACCTTCCTGCGCCACCTCACCGGGCTGCGCCTGCGCCACGCGCGGACCCTGCTCAGCACCTCCGCCCTGCCGGTCGACGTGGTCGCCACCGAGTCGGGCTACCTGAGCGCGAAGGCCCTGCGGAGCGTGTTCCGGCGCCATGTCGGCTGCTCGCCCACCGAATACCGGCGCCAGACATATCGGGCTCGACCATAA
- a CDS encoding fumarylacetoacetate hydrolase family protein, whose amino-acid sequence MFLGRIRRTPADQVEVVAWREGGELLSLSGLDGPSDPVALLNRFGLDRLTGEVDRLWATASSLLDESAVLFEPPVATCTKICCLALNYVEHAEESGLEVPPSPVLFFKPPSSLTGHNRPVVAPARTRHLEHEVELAVVIGSVTRDLPAERWREAVAGYTVINDMTARDLQLANIDRNVPWDQAKGFDTFAPAGPYLATVDEVPDPQALELRLEVDGQVRQRANTKQMVFGIPQLIADLSDGMTLEPGDLIATGTIAGIAPLQEGDVMRATVAGVGTLVNRVTFRTA is encoded by the coding sequence GTGTTTCTCGGGCGTATCCGGCGGACTCCCGCCGACCAAGTCGAAGTTGTGGCCTGGCGCGAGGGCGGCGAGCTTCTCAGCCTGTCCGGTCTTGACGGGCCCTCCGATCCGGTGGCCCTGCTGAACCGGTTCGGGCTCGACCGGCTCACCGGGGAGGTGGACCGGCTCTGGGCCACCGCGTCCTCGCTGCTCGACGAGTCGGCGGTGCTGTTCGAGCCACCGGTGGCCACCTGTACCAAGATCTGCTGCCTGGCGCTCAACTACGTGGAGCACGCCGAGGAGAGCGGGCTGGAGGTGCCGCCCTCGCCGGTGCTGTTCTTCAAGCCGCCGTCCTCGCTGACCGGCCACAACCGCCCGGTCGTGGCTCCGGCCCGGACGCGGCATCTGGAGCACGAGGTGGAGCTGGCCGTCGTCATCGGGTCGGTGACCCGGGACCTGCCGGCCGAGCGCTGGCGGGAAGCCGTGGCCGGCTACACGGTGATCAACGATATGACGGCCCGCGACCTGCAGCTGGCGAACATCGACCGCAACGTGCCGTGGGACCAGGCCAAGGGGTTCGACACCTTCGCCCCCGCCGGGCCGTATCTCGCCACCGTGGACGAGGTGCCCGATCCCCAGGCGCTCGAACTCCGCCTGGAGGTGGACGGCCAGGTGCGGCAGCGGGCGAACACCAAGCAGATGGTGTTCGGGATCCCCCAGCTGATCGCCGACCTGTCGGACGGGATGACGCTGGAGCCCGGCGACCTCATCGCGACCGGCACCATCGCCGGGATCGCCCCCCTCCAGGAGGGCGACGTCATGCGGGCCACGGTGGCCGGCGTCGGAACACTGGTGAACAGGGTTACATTTAGGACCGCCTAA
- a CDS encoding aspartate aminotransferase family protein, with amino-acid sequence MTRNLDVSRDLYSTAQQYLAGGVSSDARRTTGVPLYVDRAQGARLWDVDGNAYVDYVLGQGPALLGHCPPEVVEAISDQAARGMVYSAQHAAEVRVAERLCAMVPSAERVRFNTVGSEAVHAALRLARGFTGRSRILKFEGHYHGWLDPVLYSVHPALDLAGPADAPVAVPGTAGQQEGHGEDLIVCPWNDLETLTRLMDRYGAEIAAVIAEPVLCNTGAILPDPGYLEAVRKLCDQHGSLLIFDEIITGFRLAPGGAQEYLGITPDLSVFGKAMAGGMQVSALVGKASVMDHISTGKVAHAGTFNSQPVGIAAAEATLRVLDERRDEVYGTLFARGSALMEGIRAAAEKAGVPLLVDGPGPVFQTYFTDAGAVRDYRDFAATDRAMMARLHAALLDRGVNMVPRGLWFLSTAHTESDIDATVDAFAGALRAL; translated from the coding sequence ATGACCCGCAATCTGGACGTCAGCCGCGACCTCTACTCCACCGCGCAGCAGTACCTGGCTGGAGGGGTCTCCAGCGACGCTCGCCGTACCACCGGCGTCCCGCTCTACGTGGACCGCGCGCAGGGCGCGCGTCTCTGGGACGTGGACGGCAACGCCTACGTCGACTACGTCCTGGGCCAGGGGCCCGCGCTGCTCGGGCACTGCCCGCCCGAGGTGGTCGAGGCGATCTCGGACCAGGCCGCGCGGGGCATGGTCTACTCGGCCCAGCACGCCGCGGAGGTCCGGGTGGCCGAGCGGCTGTGCGCGATGGTGCCCTCGGCGGAACGGGTCCGTTTCAACACCGTCGGCTCCGAGGCGGTCCACGCCGCCCTCCGGCTGGCGCGCGGCTTCACCGGCCGTTCCAGGATCCTCAAGTTCGAAGGGCACTACCACGGCTGGCTGGACCCCGTCCTCTACAGCGTGCATCCCGCCCTGGACCTGGCCGGCCCGGCCGACGCTCCCGTCGCGGTGCCCGGTACGGCGGGTCAGCAGGAGGGCCACGGCGAGGACCTGATCGTCTGCCCGTGGAACGACCTGGAGACCCTGACCCGCCTGATGGACCGCTACGGTGCCGAGATCGCCGCGGTGATCGCCGAACCGGTGCTCTGCAACACCGGGGCGATCCTGCCGGACCCCGGATACCTCGAAGCCGTACGGAAGCTCTGCGACCAGCACGGCAGCCTGCTGATCTTCGATGAGATCATCACCGGCTTCCGGCTGGCGCCCGGCGGAGCGCAGGAGTACCTCGGTATCACCCCGGACCTGTCGGTGTTCGGCAAGGCCATGGCCGGGGGCATGCAGGTGTCGGCGCTCGTCGGAAAGGCGTCCGTCATGGACCACATCTCGACGGGGAAGGTCGCCCACGCGGGCACGTTCAACTCCCAGCCCGTAGGAATCGCGGCGGCCGAGGCGACGCTGCGCGTTCTCGACGAGCGGCGTGACGAGGTCTACGGCACGCTGTTCGCCCGCGGCTCGGCGTTGATGGAGGGCATCAGGGCCGCGGCGGAGAAGGCGGGCGTGCCGCTGCTCGTGGACGGTCCCGGGCCGGTCTTCCAGACCTACTTCACCGACGCCGGCGCGGTACGCGACTATCGCGACTTCGCCGCGACCGACCGGGCGATGATGGCCCGGCTGCACGCGGCGCTGCTCGACCGCGGCGTCAACATGGTGCCGCGTGGCCTGTGGTTCCTGTCCACCGCGCACACCGAGTCCGACATCGACGCCACCGTCGACGCCTTCGCCGGGGCGCTCCGGGCGCTCTGA
- a CDS encoding STAS domain-containing protein: protein MTSQRQHLPVLAVSATLRDGVSIIHVAGELDLATAPTLRRHLRAATLPSAPPVLIVDVREVSFCDSVGLSELVLALHRSQTGGQRPMLSGQHRSLERPLYRTGLHNAFERHASCDAALRQVGVEAD from the coding sequence ATGACATCCCAGCGACAGCACCTGCCCGTGCTCGCCGTCTCCGCCACGCTGCGCGACGGGGTGAGCATCATCCACGTCGCCGGTGAACTCGATCTGGCGACGGCGCCGACACTCCGGCGGCACTTGCGCGCCGCCACCCTTCCTTCCGCTCCGCCGGTGCTGATCGTGGACGTCCGCGAGGTCTCCTTCTGCGACTCGGTTGGGTTGAGCGAACTGGTCCTGGCGTTACATCGCAGTCAGACCGGCGGACAGCGGCCGATGCTCAGCGGCCAGCACAGGAGCCTTGAGCGGCCGCTGTACCGCACCGGCCTGCACAACGCCTTCGAACGACACGCCAGCTGTGATGCCGCGCTGCGGCAGGTGGGCGTCGAAGCCGACTGA